In Nitrospirota bacterium, one genomic interval encodes:
- a CDS encoding type II secretion system protein gives MGAPTVTGDGRKGPALRQLRVCRGCRSIRSQEGFTYIGVLLAVALIGVQLALAGVVWSFAQTRQKERELLFVGGQFRTAISQYYLNPKGPQKEYPRRLEDLLKDPRYPGTVRHLRKIYADPITGKKRWGLVRLPNGGIIGVYSLSDEAPIKTGNFQPADKSFTNKPRYADWKFVHAFGAQGVPAPGTQGAAGAPPSGLSSESSVYDGEEKEK, from the coding sequence GTGGGGGCTCCTACCGTGACTGGTGATGGCCGAAAGGGACCAGCTTTGCGCCAGCTGAGGGTCTGTCGGGGATGCCGGTCGATACGATCGCAGGAGGGGTTTACCTATATCGGGGTTCTGCTTGCAGTTGCGCTGATCGGGGTTCAGCTGGCCCTGGCAGGAGTGGTGTGGAGCTTTGCGCAAACCCGTCAGAAAGAGCGGGAGTTGCTGTTTGTCGGCGGCCAGTTCCGAACGGCCATCAGTCAGTACTACCTGAATCCCAAAGGGCCTCAGAAGGAATACCCGCGCCGTCTCGAGGATCTGCTTAAAGATCCGCGCTATCCTGGCACCGTTCGCCACTTGCGGAAAATATACGCGGACCCGATCACTGGAAAGAAACGATGGGGACTGGTGAGGCTCCCGAACGGCGGTATTATCGGGGTGTATAGCCTCTCGGACGAGGCCCCGATCAAGACAGGCAACTTTCAGCCTGCGGACAAATCCTTCACGAATAAGCCGCGGTATGCGGACTGGAAGTTTGTCCATGCATTCGGGGCACAGGGCGTTCCTGCCCCCGGCACCCAGGGCGCAGCCGGTGCCCCTCCGTCCGGTCTTTCGTCGGAGAGCTCGGTTTACGATGGCGAGGAAAAGGAGAAGTAG
- a CDS encoding type II secretion system protein, which produces MNERIRAERGFTLVEMVMTVAIVGVLASAAMPLASLVSQRSKEQELRQSLLQIREAIDVHRRDFDAGRIAKGTTDSGYPKSLKDLTEGVVDQTSQKKKRIIYLRRLPRDPLHPDPSVPAAETWGLRSYESPAEEPSPGNDVFDVYSRNKGIGLNGIPYSKW; this is translated from the coding sequence ATGAACGAGCGAATCCGAGCAGAGCGGGGCTTTACGCTGGTGGAGATGGTCATGACTGTGGCGATCGTCGGAGTGCTGGCTTCGGCCGCCATGCCCCTTGCCAGCCTCGTCTCGCAGCGCAGCAAAGAGCAAGAACTCAGACAGTCGCTGCTGCAGATCCGCGAGGCGATCGACGTCCACCGGCGAGATTTCGATGCCGGACGCATTGCCAAGGGTACGACGGATTCCGGGTATCCGAAATCGCTGAAGGACCTTACGGAGGGAGTCGTCGATCAGACGAGTCAGAAGAAGAAGCGCATTATCTACTTGCGCCGCCTCCCGCGCGATCCGTTACATCCAGATCCATCCGTGCCTGCGGCGGAGACCTGGGGACTCCGGAGCTACGAGAGCCCGGCGGAAGAACCGAGTCCCGGCAACGATGTTTTCGATGTGTATTCCCGAAACAAGGGAATCGGATTGAACGGCATTCCCTATTCGAAGTGGTAG
- a CDS encoding prepilin-type N-terminal cleavage/methylation domain-containing protein produces the protein MKPVDRKGTEGFTLIELLVVLAIISTLLTLAVPRYFSSVQRSKEVVMKENLWIMRDALDKYFGDVGRYPDQLQDLATKKYLRAIPIDPLTETSESWRVIPPDDPEKGGVYDVKSGAEGTATGGGSYRDW, from the coding sequence ATGAAGCCAGTTGATCGAAAGGGCACAGAGGGATTTACGCTGATCGAGCTGCTGGTGGTCCTGGCCATCATCTCGACGCTGCTGACCTTGGCCGTGCCCCGCTATTTCTCCAGCGTCCAACGATCGAAAGAAGTCGTCATGAAGGAGAACCTTTGGATCATGCGGGACGCGCTGGATAAGTATTTCGGCGACGTCGGGAGGTATCCGGACCAACTCCAAGATTTGGCCACGAAGAAATACCTCCGCGCGATTCCGATCGATCCGCTTACGGAGACGTCGGAGAGCTGGCGTGTGATTCCGCCTGACGATCCTGAGAAGGGAGGCGTCTACGATGTGAAAAGCGGCGCGGAAGGGACAGCCACGGGTGGGGGCTCCTACCGTGACTGGTGA